A genomic stretch from Caballeronia sp. LZ062 includes:
- a CDS encoding H-NS histone family protein produces the protein MTYRSPQVAELMAQRESLEKELAEARRKEERLALIEIVEKMRQYGITLNELMGRKTGTQSAVPDVAIKYRDPASGATWSGRGRAPQWLAGKDRDAFLVERSANLSPRQASQASLFADED, from the coding sequence ATGACGTACAGAAGTCCGCAAGTCGCCGAGTTGATGGCGCAAAGAGAGTCGCTGGAGAAGGAGCTGGCCGAAGCACGGCGCAAAGAAGAGCGCCTTGCGCTGATCGAGATCGTGGAGAAGATGCGTCAATACGGCATCACGTTGAACGAACTGATGGGACGTAAGACCGGCACGCAGTCGGCTGTGCCTGACGTGGCGATCAAGTATCGCGACCCGGCAAGCGGCGCGACGTGGAGCGGGCGCGGTCGTGCGCCGCAATGGCTTGCGGGCAAGGACCGCGACGCCTTCCTGGTCGAGCGATCCGCGAACCTGTCGCCGCGACAGGCTTCGCAGGCGTCGCTCTTTGCGGACGAAGACTGA
- a CDS encoding lipopolysaccharide biosynthesis protein translates to MSLKHIAIVGAVTTSLLLAACGGDNGSAVDAATGKSSTLAATAKSANTSSSIFYGMNGHNNSGGAYDISSPQTQLSQLHDLGATIYRNEVYNQASANKLAGIAQIMAAGGVTVYPVMLLGLGYSNEQDAYNAGYTLGKQTASAYHYKYYEVGNELEAATLNGNVDGVVWQHYDSRKYQIARGIIRGLIAGVKSEDTEGKIVLGGTWLHYAFYQMLADGSQPDGTWGHPAVSWDITAWHWYSNEGDITNACGGTGCHDVLAVLHEMGKPIWINEFGVRPSLGSLFQIASYLTGNDMMSQYVSVASKYNIQSIQAYELYDDAEGAYGMMQGDGHTQKPAYASFRTFVQNHPR, encoded by the coding sequence ATGTCGCTTAAGCATATTGCGATTGTCGGCGCGGTCACGACGAGCTTGCTGCTTGCAGCTTGCGGCGGGGACAACGGCAGTGCCGTTGACGCAGCGACGGGCAAGAGCAGCACGCTCGCTGCGACGGCCAAAAGCGCAAATACAAGCAGTTCGATCTTCTATGGCATGAACGGCCATAACAACAGCGGCGGTGCGTACGACATCTCCAGTCCTCAAACGCAGCTTTCTCAACTGCACGACCTGGGCGCCACCATCTACCGAAACGAGGTCTATAACCAGGCCTCTGCGAACAAGCTCGCCGGCATTGCACAAATAATGGCTGCGGGTGGCGTCACCGTGTATCCCGTGATGCTGCTGGGCCTCGGATACAGCAACGAGCAGGACGCGTATAACGCGGGCTATACGCTCGGAAAGCAGACGGCCAGTGCATACCACTACAAGTATTACGAGGTCGGCAATGAACTGGAGGCTGCGACGCTGAACGGGAATGTCGACGGCGTCGTCTGGCAACACTACGACAGCCGAAAGTATCAGATCGCCCGAGGCATCATTCGCGGCCTGATCGCGGGCGTCAAATCCGAAGACACCGAGGGAAAGATCGTGCTGGGCGGCACGTGGCTGCACTATGCGTTCTATCAGATGCTTGCCGACGGTTCACAACCTGACGGCACGTGGGGCCATCCGGCCGTTAGCTGGGACATCACGGCATGGCACTGGTATTCCAACGAAGGCGACATCACCAACGCATGCGGTGGCACGGGATGCCATGACGTGCTGGCGGTTCTGCATGAAATGGGCAAACCGATCTGGATCAACGAATTCGGCGTGCGGCCGAGCTTGGGATCGCTCTTTCAGATCGCTTCGTATCTCACCGGCAACGACATGATGTCCCAATATGTGAGCGTGGCGTCCAAATACAACATTCAGTCTATTCAGGCGTATGAGCTTTACGACGATGCGGAAGGCGCGTATGGAATGATGCAAGGTGATGGACATACGCAGAAGCCGGCCTATGCGTCTTTTCGGACTTTCGTGCAGAACCATCCGCGGTGA
- a CDS encoding RcnB family protein, whose protein sequence is MKKGILVALLSATLGLSAGASFAQPSHGPDRDHGPDGHHAPMMHGHDEPRPPEQAGRDRGHPDWHKGDRLSSEYRDHQYVVDDWRGHGLRQPPRGYQWVGVGADYVLVAAATGLIAQVVLAQ, encoded by the coding sequence ATGAAGAAAGGAATCTTGGTTGCGCTGTTGTCGGCCACACTGGGTCTCTCGGCGGGCGCAAGCTTCGCGCAGCCGTCGCACGGTCCGGATCGCGATCACGGCCCGGACGGCCATCACGCGCCGATGATGCATGGCCACGACGAGCCGCGTCCGCCTGAGCAGGCCGGCCGTGATCGCGGTCATCCTGACTGGCACAAAGGCGATCGCCTGTCGAGCGAATATCGCGATCACCAATATGTGGTCGACGACTGGCGCGGCCACGGCCTGCGTCAGCCGCCGCGCGGCTATCAGTGGGTCGGCGTCGGCGCGGACTATGTGCTCGTCGCTGCTGCGACAGGCTTGATCGCGCAGGTCGTACTGGCGCAGTGA
- a CDS encoding phosphatase PAP2 family protein produces the protein MSTTGIPQPLITLLICANTLNVYEMKTCRNTTVAALLYGALLASTSAVWAQPPRPAAVKELRPGYLTGYLATSELPDSLSLLPPPPAKGSAAAKADRAFDDASQEVRDSKRIRLATEDAQLSFPSAAESFSCALGTRINDVETPFLYQLLRRSLTDVGLSTYRAKNTYNRPRPFVIADQPTCTPSEEASLRQDGSYPSGHAAIGWAWGLMLSELSPSQSDALLARGLSYGESRAICNVHWMSDIAAGRLMGAATVARLHGSDEFMADMKAAKSEIQSQRAKGNTPTRDCAEEAAALAAKIPAP, from the coding sequence ATGTCGACGACAGGCATCCCACAGCCGTTGATCACGCTTCTTATCTGCGCCAACACATTGAACGTGTACGAAATGAAAACCTGTAGAAACACGACTGTCGCCGCGCTACTCTATGGCGCTTTGCTCGCATCCACTTCGGCCGTTTGGGCTCAGCCGCCCCGCCCTGCTGCAGTCAAGGAACTACGGCCAGGCTACCTAACCGGCTACCTCGCCACCAGCGAACTGCCCGATAGCCTGAGCCTCTTGCCCCCTCCACCGGCAAAAGGCTCGGCGGCAGCAAAGGCGGATCGCGCTTTTGACGATGCCAGCCAGGAGGTTCGCGATTCAAAGCGAATCCGACTGGCGACAGAGGACGCGCAACTGTCCTTTCCCTCGGCGGCCGAATCATTCTCCTGTGCCCTCGGCACACGCATCAACGACGTGGAAACGCCCTTCCTTTATCAGTTGCTGCGTCGCAGTCTAACGGACGTCGGCCTTTCGACTTATCGGGCTAAGAACACTTATAACCGGCCGCGTCCATTCGTCATCGCGGATCAACCGACCTGCACGCCGAGCGAAGAGGCTTCGCTTCGACAGGACGGCTCGTATCCTTCCGGCCATGCCGCAATCGGCTGGGCCTGGGGGCTGATGCTCAGTGAACTGTCGCCGTCCCAATCAGATGCGCTGTTGGCGCGCGGACTGAGTTATGGTGAAAGCCGCGCCATTTGTAATGTGCATTGGATGAGCGATATTGCAGCAGGCCGTCTGATGGGTGCCGCCACCGTAGCCCGACTACATGGCAGCGACGAGTTCATGGCAGACATGAAAGCAGCCAAGAGCGAAATCCAGTCGCAGCGGGCCAAGGGTAATACGCCGACACGCGACTGTGCCGAGGAGGCGGCGGCGCTGGCTGCGAAGATACCGGCTCCATGA
- a CDS encoding zinc ribbon domain-containing protein, translating into MTIANARNKLNDAMESQRLQITAAEHDVEQAQTSFRAWATTRQVTQSAGNDPEVAKRVRQIDALIAHQREVQRAAEELTQQDLRLSALEKEDQERLGKLQDDANSRYDVALREQALRVFGWRLAVTLPLLLIAGWLLIRRRHSAYWPFVYGFGVFAAFTFFVELVPYLPGYGGYVRYGVGIVGTLIGGQYLIRALTRYREQQRIAEAQSEDQRRASLSYDMVMARLAKNVCPGCERALPADSLNENFCQHCGMCLFNKCGPCNSRKNAFVRFCQSCGSPAALGSFQPDAPAAGRSSA; encoded by the coding sequence GTGACCATAGCCAACGCGCGCAACAAGCTCAATGACGCAATGGAATCGCAGCGCCTGCAGATCACGGCAGCCGAACACGATGTTGAGCAGGCGCAGACATCGTTTCGGGCTTGGGCGACCACGCGGCAAGTGACGCAAAGCGCCGGGAACGATCCCGAGGTGGCGAAGCGGGTTCGACAGATCGACGCGCTTATTGCGCATCAGCGCGAAGTTCAGCGCGCGGCCGAAGAACTGACTCAGCAGGACCTTCGACTCAGCGCGCTGGAGAAGGAAGATCAGGAAAGGCTTGGAAAGCTTCAGGATGATGCAAATAGTCGATACGACGTCGCACTGCGCGAGCAGGCTCTACGCGTGTTCGGCTGGCGGCTCGCGGTAACTTTACCGCTGCTGCTAATTGCGGGCTGGCTTTTGATTCGCCGTCGTCATTCGGCATATTGGCCGTTTGTCTATGGATTCGGGGTCTTTGCGGCGTTCACCTTCTTTGTCGAGCTCGTGCCGTATTTGCCTGGCTATGGCGGCTACGTCCGCTATGGAGTGGGTATTGTGGGTACGCTGATCGGTGGACAGTACCTCATCCGCGCACTTACGCGCTATCGCGAACAGCAACGAATCGCCGAAGCGCAGAGCGAAGATCAGCGGCGCGCGTCGCTGAGTTATGACATGGTCATGGCCAGACTCGCGAAAAACGTGTGCCCTGGTTGCGAACGCGCTCTGCCTGCGGACAGTTTGAACGAGAATTTCTGTCAGCACTGCGGGATGTGTTTGTTCAATAAGTGCGGTCCCTGCAATTCCCGCAAGAATGCGTTTGTCCGCTTTTGTCAGTCGTGCGGTAGTCCAGCGGCGTTAGGCTCGTTCCAGCCCGACGCGCCTGCTGCCGGGCGATCGAGCGCCTAA